The Parashewanella tropica genome window below encodes:
- the rlmA gene encoding 23S rRNA (guanine(745)-N(1))-methyltransferase: MPYICPICSNQLQLNDRTWKCQKNHCFDLAKEGYVNLLPVQKKKTKDPGDNQLMIQARRDYLNQGYYQFLSDRVNELLSSNLVDKSTLLDLGCGEGYYTGRLAEALKAKSVELYGLDISKVAVRYGAKRYKDINFCVASAFDTPFTSQSFDAVLRIYAPSKLDELKRVIKKDGFLLTVSAGPKHHWFLKTEIYDEPKPHPEETDNLDGFELIHSERLQQKINLKQKDDIQNFLNMTPYAWKLDDSQKQQLCQQGFECELDFKIQLHRRQ, translated from the coding sequence ATGCCTTATATTTGTCCAATCTGTTCTAATCAACTTCAATTGAATGATCGCACTTGGAAATGTCAAAAAAATCATTGTTTCGATCTTGCTAAAGAAGGGTACGTAAATCTTCTTCCTGTTCAGAAGAAAAAAACGAAAGATCCGGGTGATAACCAGTTGATGATACAGGCAAGGCGTGATTACTTGAATCAAGGCTATTATCAATTTTTAAGTGATCGCGTGAATGAGCTTTTATCGAGTAATCTTGTAGATAAAAGTACTTTATTAGACTTAGGCTGCGGTGAGGGGTATTACACTGGACGACTTGCAGAAGCATTGAAAGCTAAGTCAGTAGAACTTTATGGTTTAGATATTTCCAAAGTAGCTGTTCGATATGGTGCTAAACGCTATAAAGATATTAACTTTTGTGTCGCGAGCGCCTTTGATACGCCATTTACATCACAATCTTTTGATGCTGTGTTAAGAATCTATGCACCTTCGAAGTTGGACGAATTAAAGAGAGTTATCAAAAAGGATGGATTCCTTTTAACCGTTTCAGCAGGCCCTAAGCACCATTGGTTTTTGAAAACCGAGATCTATGATGAGCCAAAGCCACATCCAGAAGAAACGGATAATCTAGATGGTTTTGAATTAATACATAGTGAAAGATTACAGCAGAAAATCAATTTAAAACAAAAAGATGATATTCAAAACTTTCTGAATATGACACCTTATGCTTGGAAGTTAGATGACTCACAAAAACAACAGTTATGTCAGCAAGGATTTGAGTGTGAGCTTGACTTTAAGATCCAATTGCATCGCCGACAATAA
- a CDS encoding DUF1501 domain-containing protein, which yields MSTTNLSRRRFLKSSAAVAAGVGITGVAPAFSAPKVGSFNSGNKKALVFIMLDGGNDSYNMLVPYSQLHYAEYNKTRSNLALKHPRLLSLEGFKDKQNRSFAVHPSMPEVRDLFAQKKLSFISNIGPLIEPVTKETFKNNSAELPLGLMSHSDQFKHWQSARPGERVNQGWFGFMADSIQPNPKLNQVPMGISLAGRNIMQDGVESTSYAITEKGSVGLVVKPNRRQSSDMRELNRIILKNFESLLNHKYENDPFKQTYLKLTRKAQSLHEKFRKSISGNRVPGRFNDSPLSQQLKMVAQSIKSSEDLGTPQQTFFIRYMGWDHHDELLVNQQRMLRVLSRGLGEFQKCLDKMGLTDQVVTMTGSDFGRTLTSNGNGTDHGWGGNVMVMGGPVEGGKVFGSYPNLTLGNSNPLDVGNGVLIPTTSTDEAYAELALWFGAKSSQLGNLFPNLHKFHDFSSGDMPLGLIKT from the coding sequence ATGTCTACAACTAACTTATCTCGTCGTCGATTTTTGAAATCTAGCGCTGCTGTAGCCGCTGGGGTTGGGATCACAGGTGTTGCACCAGCATTTTCTGCACCCAAAGTAGGTAGCTTTAACTCAGGTAATAAAAAAGCCCTTGTTTTTATTATGCTTGATGGCGGTAACGACAGTTACAATATGTTGGTACCGTATTCACAGCTTCATTATGCGGAATATAATAAAACCAGAAGCAATTTAGCTTTGAAACACCCTCGTTTACTTTCGTTGGAAGGGTTTAAAGATAAGCAAAACAGAAGCTTTGCTGTGCATCCGAGTATGCCTGAAGTTCGAGATTTATTTGCTCAGAAAAAACTGTCGTTTATTTCAAATATTGGCCCATTAATTGAGCCTGTAACGAAAGAAACCTTTAAAAATAACAGTGCAGAATTACCATTAGGCTTGATGTCTCACTCAGACCAATTTAAGCATTGGCAATCAGCTAGACCGGGCGAACGAGTTAACCAAGGTTGGTTTGGTTTTATGGCTGATTCAATTCAGCCTAACCCTAAGCTAAACCAAGTACCGATGGGAATTTCTCTCGCTGGCCGTAATATCATGCAAGATGGCGTTGAAAGCACCAGCTATGCGATCACCGAAAAGGGTAGTGTAGGTCTTGTCGTTAAGCCAAATCGCAGACAATCCAGTGACATGCGAGAGTTAAACCGTATTATTCTAAAGAATTTCGAATCGCTTCTTAATCATAAGTACGAAAATGATCCATTTAAGCAGACTTACTTGAAGCTAACCAGGAAAGCGCAATCTCTGCATGAGAAGTTTAGAAAATCCATAAGTGGTAATCGTGTGCCTGGTCGTTTTAATGATTCGCCATTATCTCAACAGTTGAAAATGGTTGCACAAAGTATCAAGTCGTCAGAAGACTTAGGTACTCCACAACAAACATTCTTTATCCGTTATATGGGTTGGGATCACCACGATGAGTTATTGGTGAACCAACAAAGAATGCTAAGAGTATTAAGTCGTGGTTTAGGTGAGTTCCAAAAATGCTTGGATAAAATGGGCTTAACCGATCAAGTTGTTACCATGACGGGCTCTGACTTTGGTAGAACCTTAACCTCAAACGGTAACGGTACCGATCACGGTTGGGGTGGCAATGTCATGGTAATGGGGGGCCCAGTTGAAGGAGGTAAAGTATTTGGTTCATATCCTAACCTTACCTTAGGAAATTCAAATCCACTTGATGTTGGAAATGGTGTTCTTATTCCAACGACCTCAACTGATGAGGCTTATGCAGAATTGGCATTATGGTTTGGTGCTAAATCGAGTCAATTGGGGAATTTGTTCCCGAATCTTCATAAGTTCCATGACTTTTCATCAGGTGATATGCCATTAGGATTGATTAAAACATAG
- a CDS encoding DUF1800 family protein, with the protein MKKALNKKSKVKLMQQYERSSRFLMQATLGADYNLIRQVQEVGAENWLEQELQHQAEPSLFENKTNQIWQQFRQKLVSTYGESAINGEGNNPALPYKWYFRMAWWDQTLQSQTGLLRQRVAQALSEILVISDNSLLELNSVGMASYYDLLYKHAFGSFSDLLYDVSFHPCMGIYLSHMNNRKAEPAKHIHPDENYAREIMQLFSIGLFELNPDGTRKQNSRGEDIPTYDNNDIRAMARVFTGLKADSYQYEWRTSFWESSFNGYSVGFDDGVDKSYKVVPFVNMVKPMTVDEDYHDRLPKQLLKGHINLPGKQSCQQEIRTVTRQLVSHPSAAPFIATKLINQLVTSNPSKAYVKAVAEKFGPQGNLKAAIKEILLYPLSKPVSEAKFASHDNGVQSQKLKSPALRTTQILRAFNASNDSGKLWFIGDDIKEQTQQLPMSSPSVFNFYKPDFTPHGDIEDRGLVAPEFELHTSATSISYVNMMYYWFFGDYYPAVSTVINQSPTIQNVPELDPDVLKNYQSDKLKLNFSEEIQMAKDESKHDELIKRMSLILTGKHKLDIHEQIKLSFQQFKNNPEWVVQTIAFMLTISPEFTVQEA; encoded by the coding sequence ATGAAAAAAGCATTAAATAAGAAGTCTAAGGTAAAGCTCATGCAGCAATATGAAAGAAGTAGTCGCTTTTTAATGCAAGCGACTTTGGGAGCTGATTACAACTTGATCCGCCAAGTTCAAGAAGTAGGCGCAGAGAATTGGTTGGAGCAAGAGTTACAGCATCAAGCAGAACCTTCATTATTTGAAAATAAGACCAATCAAATTTGGCAACAATTTCGTCAAAAACTCGTTTCGACTTATGGTGAGAGCGCCATTAATGGTGAGGGTAATAATCCTGCATTACCATATAAGTGGTATTTCCGTATGGCGTGGTGGGATCAAACGCTTCAATCACAAACGGGGTTGCTCAGACAGCGTGTAGCACAAGCTTTAAGTGAGATTTTAGTTATCTCTGATAATTCTTTATTAGAACTAAACTCGGTTGGTATGGCGAGCTATTATGACTTGCTTTACAAACATGCATTCGGCAGTTTTTCTGATCTTCTGTATGACGTTTCATTCCACCCATGTATGGGTATTTACCTTTCGCACATGAATAACCGTAAGGCTGAGCCTGCTAAGCATATTCATCCAGATGAAAATTATGCTCGTGAAATCATGCAGTTGTTTAGTATTGGTTTATTTGAATTAAACCCAGATGGTACCCGTAAACAAAACAGTCGTGGTGAAGACATTCCGACTTACGACAACAATGATATCCGTGCAATGGCACGAGTTTTCACAGGCCTTAAAGCTGATAGTTATCAGTATGAATGGAGAACCAGTTTTTGGGAATCGAGCTTTAACGGCTACAGTGTTGGATTTGATGACGGGGTTGATAAGTCATATAAGGTAGTACCATTTGTAAATATGGTTAAGCCAATGACGGTGGATGAGGATTATCATGACCGTCTTCCTAAGCAACTACTAAAAGGGCATATTAATCTGCCTGGAAAGCAAAGTTGTCAACAAGAAATTAGAACGGTTACGCGTCAGTTAGTAAGCCATCCAAGTGCTGCACCATTTATTGCGACCAAGTTGATCAATCAATTGGTTACTTCAAATCCATCTAAAGCCTATGTTAAAGCCGTAGCAGAAAAATTTGGACCACAAGGTAACTTAAAAGCAGCAATCAAAGAAATATTGCTTTACCCGCTTTCTAAGCCTGTAAGTGAAGCGAAATTTGCCTCTCATGATAATGGTGTTCAATCTCAAAAGTTGAAATCGCCAGCGCTCAGAACGACTCAAATTTTAAGGGCATTTAATGCGAGTAATGACTCAGGTAAGTTATGGTTTATTGGTGATGATATAAAAGAGCAAACCCAGCAACTGCCAATGTCTTCACCGAGTGTGTTTAATTTTTATAAGCCAGACTTTACGCCACATGGTGACATAGAAGATAGAGGGTTGGTTGCTCCTGAGTTTGAGCTTCATACATCAGCAACTTCTATATCTTATGTGAACATGATGTATTACTGGTTCTTTGGCGATTATTATCCTGCCGTATCAACGGTGATTAATCAATCACCCACCATTCAAAATGTACCAGAGCTTGATCCTGATGTTCTTAAAAATTATCAGAGTGACAAATTAAAGCTGAACTTTAGTGAAGAAATTCAAATGGCTAAAGATGAAAGCAAACATGATGAGCTTATCAAGCGCATGAGCCTGATATTAACGGGTAAGCACAAATTGGATATTCATGAGCAAATAAAATTATCATTTCAGCAGTTTAAAAATAACCCTGAGTGGGTGGTGCAGACCATCGCCTTCATGTTGACTATTTCTCCAGAATTCACAGTGCAGGAGGCCTAA
- a CDS encoding glycosyltransferase produces the protein MSSISWFFITIHFVLLGILCLFGLHRLSMVFRWFKYRNNQPTEPETFSTLPTVTVQIPLYNERLVAKRIVDSIVKLEYPQDKLQIQIVDDSTDETCELVAERVKYYQQQGIDIHHVQRVHRHGFKAGALKDAMETATGEFIAIFDADFIPHTDTLLKTIHHFTEPDMAMVQFRWEHLNRRSSLLTKLQAIMLDAHFGLEQRVRCASNMLFNFNGTAGIWRTEAIIDAGHWSADTLTEDLDLSYRAQLAGWKMRYLNDVTCPGELPADMNAFKSQQFRWAKGGVEVMMKMLPTVWKAKLPITKKIESTFHLSNNLAYFVMLVDTLIFLVPSLYLRDQHDFVNVWWLDIPLLAMSSGGHLAYLFFGQVVLGRSKLSAFIKLPGLMVLGILLAINNSKAGMEGLFGKRSEFVRTPKTGELGDESPTPQTKPSTEKKQYRAIPPKGALFELAIAIVYSTVFLWAVGQGHWFMLPFLLLLAVGFVLSAFHSFYSHMQLSK, from the coding sequence ATGTCGTCGATTAGTTGGTTTTTTATTACCATTCATTTTGTTTTATTAGGCATTTTATGTCTTTTTGGTCTTCACCGACTCTCAATGGTATTTCGTTGGTTTAAATACCGCAATAACCAACCAACTGAGCCAGAAACCTTTTCCACTCTGCCAACTGTAACGGTTCAAATCCCTCTTTATAATGAACGACTTGTCGCTAAGCGAATCGTAGATTCAATCGTAAAACTTGAATATCCACAAGATAAACTGCAAATTCAGATTGTTGATGATTCTACTGACGAAACCTGTGAGTTAGTGGCAGAACGAGTTAAATACTATCAACAGCAAGGCATTGATATTCATCATGTGCAGCGAGTTCATCGACACGGATTTAAAGCGGGCGCACTAAAAGATGCGATGGAAACAGCCACTGGTGAATTTATTGCGATATTTGATGCTGACTTTATTCCACATACTGACACCCTGCTAAAAACCATTCACCACTTTACAGAGCCAGATATGGCCATGGTTCAGTTTAGATGGGAACACTTAAACCGCAGAAGCAGCTTACTCACAAAGCTGCAAGCTATTATGTTGGATGCGCACTTTGGTTTAGAACAACGTGTTCGCTGTGCCAGTAACATGTTGTTCAACTTTAACGGCACCGCTGGTATTTGGCGTACTGAAGCGATTATTGATGCTGGTCATTGGAGCGCCGATACTCTTACCGAAGATCTTGACCTCAGCTATCGCGCCCAACTCGCAGGCTGGAAGATGCGTTACCTCAATGACGTTACCTGCCCCGGTGAATTACCAGCGGATATGAACGCATTTAAGAGTCAGCAATTCCGCTGGGCAAAAGGCGGCGTGGAAGTCATGATGAAAATGCTTCCAACCGTATGGAAAGCCAAGCTTCCTATCACGAAAAAAATTGAGTCCACTTTCCATCTCTCAAACAACCTTGCGTATTTTGTCATGCTGGTAGATACCTTAATTTTTCTGGTGCCCAGTTTATACCTCAGAGATCAGCATGACTTCGTCAACGTCTGGTGGCTAGATATTCCATTGCTAGCCATGTCATCGGGTGGTCATTTAGCGTATCTGTTTTTCGGTCAAGTAGTATTAGGACGCTCAAAACTTAGTGCATTTATCAAACTACCAGGATTGATGGTTCTAGGTATCTTGCTTGCCATTAATAATTCAAAAGCGGGAATGGAAGGGTTATTTGGTAAACGCTCTGAATTTGTTCGTACCCCAAAAACTGGCGAACTAGGCGATGAGTCACCAACGCCACAAACAAAACCAAGTACAGAGAAAAAACAGTACCGAGCCATCCCACCAAAAGGTGCATTGTTTGAATTGGCAATAGCCATCGTCTATTCCACAGTATTTTTATGGGCAGTAGGACAAGGTCATTGGTTTATGTTGCCATTCTTACTTTTATTGGCTGTAGGTTTTGTACTTTCCGCGTTTCATAGTTTTTACAGCCATATGCAGCTATCAAAGTGA
- a CDS encoding glycosyltransferase 87 family protein yields MIQLISHLQQNLPVKARTWLHITSLAGVVLSSLASHWLSEFKTTPNSPHLAEMGIYIIIQFSVMGLFMLLAWATAPASNALKDFKLILIAAVIARVVLLDVAPYTSNDVDRYLFDGRIAYEGFDPYRVSHDAPELQELRAQWQPPQEHAKYVTLYPPVALSFFALAASADVDNAQLAWSAILLVSGLLTLYFSAQVLQKLGKLKHLPLVALSPLLILETGVGLHLDALSALTVIVAVYLWLHQRFVLTGIMIGIGMSTKILPMMLLLPFLFFLLGKKEFKTFVTLLASTIVAIASIYSLTIALGYHPVGSISVFFEKWRFASPLFNSLDAFISGYPLIFTLMTIATIICLLIGFFSLSSTPLASKDSKLGSCLQLALSVPLFLGPVLFPWYLMPLIPLLALRPNLYLIAWTLLMPLTYEVIGNFLCCQQWQPAQWPIIILGILYLITTIKLTKWLYQNKSQLKLKSHLSNDNQRMSTCR; encoded by the coding sequence ATGATTCAGCTGATAAGTCATTTACAACAAAACTTACCCGTCAAGGCTCGAACTTGGCTACATATAACAAGCTTGGCAGGAGTTGTTCTTTCTAGCTTAGCGAGCCATTGGTTATCAGAGTTCAAAACAACCCCAAACTCTCCTCACTTAGCTGAAATGGGTATCTATATCATCATTCAGTTCAGTGTGATGGGGCTATTCATGTTATTAGCTTGGGCGACGGCTCCTGCTTCTAACGCGTTGAAAGACTTTAAACTGATTTTGATCGCAGCCGTGATTGCAAGAGTCGTTTTACTTGATGTGGCTCCCTATACCTCGAATGATGTAGATAGATACTTATTCGATGGTCGAATTGCCTACGAAGGGTTTGACCCTTATCGAGTCAGCCACGATGCTCCTGAATTACAGGAACTAAGAGCTCAGTGGCAACCGCCACAGGAACACGCAAAGTATGTCACCTTATATCCGCCTGTAGCATTGAGTTTTTTTGCCTTGGCGGCTTCAGCAGATGTTGATAATGCTCAATTGGCTTGGAGTGCTATCTTACTTGTCAGTGGGTTACTAACCCTATACTTTTCTGCACAAGTATTGCAAAAGCTGGGCAAGCTAAAGCATCTCCCCTTAGTGGCTTTATCCCCATTATTGATTTTAGAAACTGGCGTAGGGCTTCATCTTGATGCACTTTCAGCATTGACTGTAATTGTGGCCGTTTATTTGTGGCTACACCAGCGATTTGTGTTGACCGGAATCATGATTGGAATAGGAATGTCGACAAAGATATTACCTATGATGTTGTTACTGCCCTTCCTGTTTTTTTTACTTGGTAAAAAAGAATTCAAAACCTTTGTAACGCTACTAGCTAGCACAATCGTAGCCATCGCCAGCATTTATTCACTCACCATTGCCCTTGGTTATCACCCAGTCGGTAGTATCAGTGTCTTTTTTGAAAAATGGCGTTTCGCCTCTCCGCTTTTTAATTCTCTCGATGCTTTTATATCTGGCTATCCACTGATTTTCACTCTAATGACGATTGCGACGATTATTTGCTTATTAATCGGCTTTTTCAGCTTATCGTCAACGCCTTTAGCGTCAAAAGACAGCAAATTAGGCTCGTGTTTACAACTTGCTCTATCTGTACCGCTATTTTTAGGCCCTGTGCTTTTTCCTTGGTATTTAATGCCATTAATCCCATTACTGGCATTAAGACCCAACCTTTATCTGATTGCTTGGACATTACTCATGCCTTTGACTTATGAAGTCATAGGTAACTTCTTGTGTTGTCAGCAATGGCAACCTGCTCAATGGCCAATCATCATTCTCGGAATTCTATATCTAATAACAACAATAAAACTCACAAAATGGCTTTATCAAAATAAATCACAACTAAAATTAAAAAGTCATTTGAGCAATGACAACCAAAGAATGAGTACCTGTCGATAA
- a CDS encoding NAD(P)-binding domain-containing protein: MIKAIKNYTHWLHGQWPDGTPEKLPLVDTNGTTNIKGVYVVGDLTGIPLLKFSADTGAKAINQIINDDAFSKRTQSDEITDVIIVGGGVSGYSAAIEAKKHGLSFTLLETNQPLSTIENFPKNKPIYTYPTDLEPEGELEFSDKITHKESLLSELKAQLTKFDIKADIAKVSHVEKCSQYIDVVLENGDKLKAHRVIIAIGRSGGYRKLNIQGEELGKVSNRLIDPAVYANKKLLIVGGGDSALEAAIATANEKAEVTLSYRKGEFNRAKSENVEQLYELANTNQIKLRLNTNLSEITESNITLTNQTGETETLENDNVLLATGREAPLDFFRRSKIKIQGESTWQGWIAFALFLAAMFALYDWKGFGFLNSFWSTFSYPDQMPTLIAGWGEWWQAQVNDRSTLIGTIAISLKSRSFYYTLLYTIIIAIFGWQRIQRRNTPYVTRQTIVLFMVQLLPLFLLPEIILPYLGYNGVYDAGFGKTFADTLFPSYISAQDLAAQNWPEWGHPRAYWHAYSLILAWPLSVYTVFTDTPQIAWLVIAALQVLVIIPFIVYKWGKGAYCGWICSCGAMAETLGDTQRHKMPHGSKWNKLNMLGQFILLLAVTLLIIRILGWIFPDTWMNGMFNLIFKGENSSGQLVNGFSYKWIIDVLFAGVLGFGLYFKYSGRTWCRFACPLAALMHIYARFSKFAIASEKSKCISCNLCTSVCHQGIDVMAFASKGKPMTDPQCVRCSACVSTCPTGTLSFAQINRKTSEVIKTDSLAASQVQMAEKVKAHGVIEVNNV; the protein is encoded by the coding sequence ATGATCAAAGCAATCAAAAACTATACTCATTGGCTGCATGGACAGTGGCCAGACGGAACACCAGAAAAGCTCCCTCTCGTTGATACTAACGGTACCACTAACATCAAAGGCGTTTATGTGGTTGGTGATCTAACAGGCATACCACTTCTCAAGTTTTCGGCTGATACAGGTGCTAAAGCCATCAATCAGATCATCAATGACGATGCTTTTAGCAAGCGTACTCAAAGCGATGAAATAACTGATGTCATTATTGTTGGTGGCGGTGTCAGTGGTTATTCGGCGGCGATTGAAGCTAAAAAACATGGGTTAAGTTTTACATTGCTTGAAACGAATCAGCCATTATCAACTATAGAGAACTTCCCAAAAAACAAGCCGATTTACACTTATCCAACGGATTTAGAACCAGAAGGTGAATTAGAGTTTTCGGACAAGATCACCCACAAAGAGAGCTTACTGTCAGAACTAAAAGCTCAGCTGACTAAGTTCGATATCAAGGCTGACATTGCTAAAGTTAGCCATGTAGAAAAGTGCTCGCAATACATTGATGTTGTCCTAGAAAATGGTGACAAATTAAAAGCACATAGAGTCATTATCGCCATTGGGCGTTCAGGTGGATATCGAAAGCTCAATATTCAAGGTGAGGAGTTAGGAAAAGTCAGTAATCGTTTAATCGATCCTGCCGTTTACGCAAATAAAAAATTATTGATTGTCGGCGGTGGTGACAGTGCCCTTGAAGCCGCTATCGCAACTGCCAATGAAAAAGCCGAAGTTACGCTTTCTTATCGCAAGGGAGAGTTTAATCGTGCTAAAAGCGAAAACGTTGAACAACTCTACGAACTGGCAAATACAAACCAAATAAAATTAAGATTGAACACCAATCTTAGTGAAATTACTGAAAGTAACATCACTCTCACCAATCAAACGGGTGAAACTGAAACGTTAGAAAATGACAACGTGCTTTTGGCTACGGGGCGTGAAGCACCTTTAGATTTTTTCAGACGTTCTAAAATCAAAATCCAAGGCGAAAGTACGTGGCAAGGCTGGATTGCTTTCGCACTATTTCTAGCGGCCATGTTCGCCCTTTATGATTGGAAAGGCTTTGGTTTTTTAAACTCATTTTGGAGTACTTTTTCCTATCCTGATCAAATGCCAACACTTATTGCTGGCTGGGGTGAATGGTGGCAAGCGCAAGTTAATGACCGCAGTACCTTAATTGGAACCATAGCGATTTCATTAAAAAGCCGTTCTTTTTATTACACTTTACTTTACACCATCATTATCGCCATTTTTGGTTGGCAACGAATTCAAAGGCGTAATACACCTTACGTCACTCGACAAACCATTGTGTTATTTATGGTTCAGTTGCTGCCACTGTTTTTGCTTCCTGAGATTATTCTGCCGTACCTAGGTTATAACGGCGTTTATGATGCGGGATTTGGCAAAACCTTTGCCGATACCTTGTTCCCAAGTTACATCTCAGCTCAAGATCTAGCCGCTCAAAACTGGCCTGAGTGGGGGCACCCTCGTGCTTATTGGCATGCTTACAGCTTGATTTTGGCTTGGCCGTTAAGTGTCTACACTGTGTTTACCGACACGCCACAAATCGCTTGGCTAGTCATTGCCGCATTACAAGTGTTAGTGATCATTCCTTTCATTGTGTACAAGTGGGGTAAAGGCGCTTATTGCGGTTGGATTTGTTCTTGTGGTGCTATGGCTGAAACCTTGGGTGATACCCAACGCCATAAAATGCCGCACGGTTCTAAATGGAACAAGCTCAACATGCTTGGGCAGTTCATTTTATTGCTCGCAGTGACTTTATTGATTATCCGTATCCTAGGTTGGATATTTCCAGATACTTGGATGAACGGCATGTTCAATCTGATCTTTAAAGGTGAGAACTCCAGTGGTCAGTTAGTGAACGGTTTCAGCTACAAGTGGATCATTGATGTTCTGTTTGCAGGTGTGCTCGGCTTTGGTTTGTATTTTAAATACTCTGGAAGAACATGGTGTCGCTTTGCCTGCCCGCTTGCTGCTCTCATGCACATTTATGCTCGCTTTAGTAAATTTGCCATTGCCAGCGAAAAATCAAAATGCATCAGCTGTAATTTATGTACCAGCGTATGCCACCAAGGCATTGATGTGATGGCCTTTGCCAGCAAAGGTAAACCAATGACTGATCCGCAATGTGTTCGTTGTTCAGCCTGCGTAAGTACTTGCCCGACCGGCACCTTATCTTTTGCACAAATCAATCGTAAAACATCAGAAGTGATAAAAACTGACTCACTTGCTGCGAGCCAAGTGCAAATGGCAGAGAAAGTGAAAGCCCACGGAGTAATAGAGGTTAATAATGTATAA
- a CDS encoding glycosyltransferase family 2 protein, with translation MYKGHRVAVVIPALNEENAIGVVTTALNALRFENQQVIDAIVVCDNGSTDNTASVARAAGAITVRQDIPGYGIACLTAIDNLPQCDIVLFVDGDDSCFAEQAIPMLEGIVNGDDLAIGSRNLGKIEKGALTQTQMFGNWLSSHLITFFWGQKITDLGPFRAIRYSALQTINMQDKTFGWTVEMQVKAIIHGMQVSEYAVDSKVRIGESKISGTLKGSVKAGIGILSMIGKLYFTQGQLRRAASRI, from the coding sequence ATGTATAAGGGACATAGAGTTGCGGTAGTGATCCCAGCATTAAATGAAGAAAACGCGATTGGTGTAGTAACTACTGCACTCAACGCACTCAGATTTGAAAACCAACAAGTGATTGATGCCATTGTCGTCTGTGACAATGGTTCAACCGATAATACAGCTTCAGTGGCACGAGCTGCTGGAGCAATCACGGTAAGGCAAGACATTCCGGGCTACGGTATTGCCTGTTTGACCGCCATAGATAACTTACCTCAGTGTGATATCGTGCTTTTTGTTGATGGAGATGACTCTTGTTTTGCCGAACAAGCTATTCCTATGCTTGAAGGAATCGTCAATGGTGATGATTTAGCCATTGGTTCTCGAAATTTAGGAAAGATCGAAAAAGGCGCTCTAACTCAAACTCAAATGTTTGGAAATTGGCTTTCAAGCCATCTCATCACGTTTTTTTGGGGACAAAAAATCACAGATTTAGGGCCTTTTAGAGCCATTCGTTATTCGGCGTTGCAAACCATCAATATGCAAGACAAAACCTTCGGTTGGACAGTAGAAATGCAAGTCAAAGCCATTATTCACGGTATGCAAGTAAGCGAGTATGCAGTGGATTCCAAAGTGCGTATTGGTGAGTCCAAAATCAGCGGAACACTCAAAGGTTCAGTCAAAGCTGGAATTGGTATTTTATCCATGATAGGCAAGCTGTACTTCACTCAAGGTCAACTAAGACGAGCTGCCAGCCGTATATGA